The genomic region TATATGAAACGCTATGGCAACACTTTTTACGAGTTgtattttgtaatatataaaaCAACACTTCTCCAGAGTTTTTTAAGTTGCTttttcatatacctaaagcaacacttgtaCAAATTTTTTCAAGTTGCCTTTTCCTCTATctaaagcaacacttgtccagGTTTTTTTAAGTTGCAttttcatatacctaaagcaacacttgtccagGTTTTTTTAAGTTGCCTTTGTTATAGACCTAATGCAACACTTATGTAGGTTTATTTACAGTTGTCTTTTTTTAATACCTAAAACAACACCTTATTGAATTTTTCTTAGATTCtcttttttaatatctaaaataatatttttttatctttgttaTATTTATATGATATTTGAAGAATGTATAACACCCGGAAACAGACATAAAATAGCCATAGAACAGCAACTAAATCAGCCATGAAACAGCCACAAAATAGATACCACAAAACATAGAAAGCAGCAAGTCAGCAATCATGACAACCACAAAACAGTCATAAAGTAGATActaaaacaacaacaataatagccATAAAACAGTCATAAAATAGCTGCCATGACAGCCATAAAATATGCATAAAATAGCCATAAAACAGCAACTAAATCAGCCACGAAACAGCCCATGAAACAGCCATGAAACAGCCGCAAAATAGATACCATAACAATAATTACGATAGCCATAAAACAGCAAAAAAATAGCATCCATGACAGTCATAAAACAACTactaaaacaagaaaattataGAGGAACTTACAATAACAGCTTGTGTTTCTACATCAAGTGTTTTCCCTTTTAGTCCATTCCGAGTTGCAACAAATATTTCAGCTTGATTTGGTtcctctttattctcttttttctCACGCTACAGATCAAGATAACAATTACAAAGtcataacatactaaaattaggGAGAAGTAACAAGTAGAGAATTTTAACTCAAATGTGACCTTATCAAATCAACACGCACTCTTGCAAAATTGATTGGGCCCATTTTATGCCTCCATTGTTGCTTCTTGCGATTTTCAGAATTTATAACACACATGGCCTGTGTTTAAAATAGACAatgatgaaaaaaatataaaaattgaaagaatTATACTTGACcatatcaaataataataattgaaatccTCTAGCTCACTTTGACAGTTGGAATACTCCAATATGCAATTAGCTTCCGAAATTGTATTTTTGGAATTTCCAAAGGACGATTCACCAACATATCCTCAATATTTCCAGAATATGGTTCAAAatgcttcttttttattcttgttttgtAACGCATTGGTGCACTTGACATGCCAATACAAAAGGCTCTTCCTGATAGCACTTTTTGTTAAAATGCACATATGTCGAGCCATAAGCATCCTCCCTAGCCTCATACCAATCACATTTGAACAATGTAACCTTAAAATTTCCATAGTAGTCCAACTCAATGATATCATTCACTCTACGTGTGGAGCTTGCCTATATTCTACTTTTCCATTGAAAGATCTCCTATTAGCTCTCCATGGATGATCCTCGGGCAAAAAGGCACGATGACCCATATAGCATGTCTTGCGACTATATTTAAGATAGTTAGAACAAGTCCCATGGTTACAACAAGGGCAAGCTAGCTTCCCTTTTGTACTCCAACCAGAGAGCATTGCGTAAGCCAGAAAATCACTTATTGTCCACATAAGAGCTGCATACATTTGGAAGGTTTCATTTTTTGATGCATCATATGTTtccactttttggcattgttgacACTTTAACAAGTATAGTCGGATGGTAGAAGACAACGTAGAAAATCCGTTGCAACCGAGATATAGTTCTTTGCTAGCCTCTTCAACCAAGTTATAGAATTTATTTGCATCTTCATTCATACCTTCTTTTATCCCTTTCGCTTGTGTCACATCCCTAAATCTATCGTTCAACAAGGCGTCCATGTCGTCATACGAGTTAATCTCACTCTCACTATCAATCTCACTATCGCTATCGCTATCAACATCCATGCCGACTACGCTTTTCCCATGATGAATCCATCTTGTATAACCATTAACGAATCCAAAGGCAATCAAATGAATATAAATTGTTTGTCTTTTGTGCCACAAGAAATTACAACACTTTGCACAAGGGCATAAGATTTTCTCTCATCAggatgatgattgatgatattAGCTGGCTACAATAACCCAAAAGTATGAAACTATAGCCATAGCATTCACCGCAGAAATTTAGAGAATTctgacaaaaagaaaagaaattgtgAAATCATATGGAGGATGTACCTTAACAGTTAGGGCAGATCGTCGTATTTTTCCCCAGGAAACAGCTTCAGAAATCAGAATTAAGATGCACAAAAATTCAGAAAATCCTAAGAAGCAACAATCAGAACCATGAAAATTTCAGAACAATTGaaataaaattcctaaaatcagaattataaagaagccccaaaaattaagattcaatgcattcagaattcataatcaaaataaaattcagaACAGTCCCAATTCTTCATTCACAATCAATGCATTCAGAATAATATTCATTCCATAGTAAAATTAAGAAGCTTTCTTACCAACCTGATGTTGAAAAAAATCTAAGTAAGAAGCAAAAGATGACTCTATACTTGATATATGCTTCCAATTTTGTTTTATCTAAGTTcacaaagataagaaaaagagaaaaagcaataaGAAAAGTTCATACCAAGTAGTCAATACTGGTGGTTCATTGCATGAAGGCACTGGACAATTCTAAGTATCACGCCTGGTCTCATCAACCGCAAACTGCTTCTTTCCGTACCTTAACAGAGCTTTAAAAATAGAAGctgcaataaaaatataatagtgGGAATTTGTTTAACCAGGGTCAAAAAGATGGAACTGAAAAGACACCAGCAAGATGTTGATCCACATGAAAACTTCAGAAAAATTGAAAGCAAACCCCTAAATTCAGAATTATTGAGAAGCCCCAAAAAGACATGCATGCAATAAGTAAAGTTCATACCAAGTAGTCAATACTGGTGGTTCATTGCATGAAGGCACTGGACAATTCTAAGTATCACGCCTGGTCTCATCAAACCGCAAACTGCTTCTTTCCGTACCTTAACAGAGCTTTAAGAATAGAAGctgcaataaaaatataatagtgGGAATTTGTTTAACCAGGGTCAAAAAGATGGAACTGAAAAAGCACCAGGAAGATGTTGATCCACATGAAAATTTCAGAAAAATTGAAAGCAAACCCCTAAATTCAGAATTATTGAGATCTGTTCCACATATATATGTTGCGGCTAGCATATGTTCACTTGATCGATATTTGAAAATTTGATCATCAATAATGTAGGAATAAAAAACATGGTGTAACTATTTTGATATACTTTTTCTCCGTCCTCATCATGCAAATTATATTTGGGTGTTTGGTGATAAATTAACATGTCTCCTTTCAAGAAATTATATTTGACTAAAAACCAAAATACGTGTCTCCTCTGCTatcaagaaagagaaaacaattcAATAATTTCAAAGGCGTGTTAGGTGACTTTTCACTCGCAAGTTCAAGTATTATACCATGTTTATACTTTACAAAgtgttacatatatatatatatatatagcagctAGTTACACCATACACATGACACATTCAAACCTCACGCTTCACATGCCGTCAAATAGAAGCCCCAAAAAGACATGcattcaaaaattcaatttacATATTAAAATTCAGAACAGTCCCAATTCTTCATTCACAATCAATGCATTCAGAATAATATTCATTCCATAGTAAANNNNNNNNNNNNNNNNNNNNNNNNNNNNNNNNNNNNNNNNNNNNNNNNNNNNNNNNNNNNNNNNNNNNNNNNNNNNNNNNNNNNNNNNNNNNNNNNNNNNNNNNNNNNNNNNNNNNNNNNNNNNNNNNNNNNNNNNNNNNNNNNNNNNNNNNNNNNNNNNNNNNNNNNNNNNNNNNNNNNNNNNNNNNNNNNNNNNNNNNNNNNNNNNNNNNNNNNNNNNNNNNNNNNNNNNNNNNNNNNNNNNNNNNNNNNNNNNNNNNNNNNNNNNNNNNNNNNNNNNNNNNNNNNNNNNNNNNNNNNNNNNNNNNNNNNNNNNNNNNNNNNNNNNNNNNNNNNNNNNNNNNNNNNNNNNNNNNNNNNNNNNNNNNNNNNNNNNNNNNNNNNNNNNNNNNNNNNNNNNNNNNNNNNNNNNNNNNNNNNNNNNNNNNNNNNNNNNNNNNNNNNNNNNNNNNNNNNNNNNNNNNNNNNNNNNNNNNNNNNNNNNNNNNNNNNNNNNNNNNNNNNNNNNNNNNNNNNNNNNNNNNNNNNNNNNNNNNNNNNNNNNNNNNNNNNNNNNNNNNNNNNNNNNNNNNNNNNNNNNNNNNNNNNNNNNNNNNNNNNNNNNNNNNNNNNNNNNNNNNNNNNNNNNNNNNNNNNNNNNNNNNNNNNNNNNNNNNNNNNNNNNNNNNNNNNNNNNNNNNNNNNNNNNNNNNNNNNNNNNNNNNNNNNNNNNNNNNNNNNNNNNNNNNNNNNNNNNNNNNNNNNNNNNNNNNNNNNNNNNNNNNNNNNNNNNNNNNNNNNNNNNNNNNNNNNNNNNNNNNNNNNNNNNNNNNNNNNNNNNNNNNNNNNNNNNNNNNNNNNNNNNNNNNNNNNNNNNNNNNNNNNNNNNNNNNNNNNNNNNNNNNNNNNNNNNNNNNNNNNNNNNNNNNNNNNNNNNNNNNNNNNNNNNNNNNNNNNNNNNNNNNNNNNNNNNNNNNNNNNNNNNNNNNNNNNNNNNNNNNNNNNNNNNNNNNNNNNNNNNNNNNNNNNNNNNNNNNNNNNNNNNNNNNN from Arachis ipaensis cultivar K30076 chromosome B02, Araip1.1, whole genome shotgun sequence harbors:
- the LOC107626672 gene encoding uncharacterized protein LOC107626672 isoform X2, with product MSSAPMRYKTRIKKKHFEPYSGNIEDMLVNRPLEIPKIQFRKLIAYWSIPTVKAMCVINSENRKKQQWRHKMGPINFARVRVDLISVRKKRIKRNQIKLKYLLQLGMD
- the LOC107626672 gene encoding uncharacterized protein LOC107626672 isoform X1 is translated as MSSAPMRYKTRIKKKHFEPYSGNIEDMLVNRPLEIPKIQFRKLIAYWSIPTVKAMCVINSENRKKQQWRHKMGPINFARREKKENKEEPNQAEIFVATRNGLKGKTLDVETQAVIVSSSIIFLF